A single region of the Pontimicrobium sp. SW4 genome encodes:
- a CDS encoding T9SS type A sorting domain-containing protein produces the protein MNNFTKCCSSFGRLQNKGKSTLMLFMFLALTSLSYAQGTGANNTGGGEELGPVNGCMHEVPAMKSVSELMAPGYFDGFFDACHDSSEEFQIHPVAAQQGVDGEWGVATGFAKGSTHCSWTYYYVYSVKCAGEVTPFTVKYNGGDATAPWVPKQNKAAYNALIADKLDLDLCFDNRPIAPTANEIAALYTDNCEHVKVSGELVSKRTKTKNDDCGWVEIHVYTVKDYCDDNAFEFSITYSGSDQSEPVFNEKAIEGLKDITVDCDKIPDAVAIPYTDNCAPSGKAKLHEEVSTIVEGQECAGGIIERWWKATDECGNNAWHKQTITVRPAKQAVFNQPQDMSISCEDRNNFEGLIPDLYYSNGMTGACEISGLAKPEYTAPDSNCASFEVTYSFTDNCGRTINESMTVTIFDNVNPSVLNAAEDLTVECDGEGNIEDYNNWIATNANASAQDNCTATEDLVWTNNAASQPMSDDCGATGQKTVIFTVTDSCGNQSKTYATFKIVDTKDPETTPAYNKTVVCDGEGNVDQFQTWLDNNGDATAKDDCSGVTWTNDFPGDPKHKDFDIRDYLKESCGEGSYTGYINVVFTATDACGNDVDLPATFTIEDSIAPEVTPASDMTVECDSSIPDYWKENTDYDQADLDAQGGGAYPGTNYHAWLTWLGNNGGATATDGCSGVYWKFRYRVYGNSCDTEYRTTFYAYDQCGNVSTTTASFHVVDTNSPAIGNEAQDLIVECGQEHDCPTSTEGCYSPFLHWLHTNGGAEAMDMCDKDLTWSNDWNGKELTDECGNTGRITVTFTVTDNCGLSSSTAAEYRIVDTIAPSLDIPEDVVLELDEKCEADITPANTGMAYGRDACSSVTITKTDVEDKQACVTTIIRTWKATDDCGNVTTKDQKITLIDKLAPVYTGNVGQFNMSNVDACSAPAAPAEQSIADQFTDACGHVIATLVNTITISDDTCDWAVQFVYEVADNCGNVYDGTVKVTYWGSDQTAPNLIDGEKLPEGASGINACLADALAANPAVEDHAIEKIFEDNCGGKVSAKSELTVTEDACKWAFHYTYTVTDECGNEYDFTQNFSGEDNTAPELIGTIPSDMSDLDACIDSYEGPTEAEIAALFHEECGLSVVKTTHRTGSNCGNGWINSFEYTVSDACGNSYPPFKIIYQGSDQSAPVWGQEVHDKKTVNLFTESGADCPSDATTTLSVGDKLNINSTFSVASTQQGFYAALYQELFNAPLLHDNCTATNDIVIEVTDVTKSGGGCYAELSIDFVAHDLCGNTSGTYTKYFTISDNTAPVIDAAPENITVQCIEDVPAMISLDWTDNCQIGGSVQGVDGELVGGECGGTITRTWNVKDACGNEAVARTQIITVDDTTIPVIDVAPENITVQCIEDVPAMISLDWTDNCDAGGSVEGVDTDLVGGECGGTITRTWNIKDTCGNEAVTRTQVITVNDTTKPVITFTPADVTIECDASTDPSNTGGTATATDNCARPTVTFSDEESTNNGGGEETLLFEDFEDATITYTPSIADDIDELGTSDYFGRINNANLPSSINYTNVQGNSFYTAHDTDGTSSGNIDNLQLNWTGIDITDVSNLKLAIKLAEDDSSDGAEDWDTTSSVKLQVQIDGGGYNSILAVESELGTDGNETNEKPRLDTDFNGVGDGTEITDVFAEFISNISGTGTSLDIRITIDFLDSGDEDIAIDDVKLTGERAASLCADEVITRTWKATDDCGNTITSIQKITVKDTTAPVLASAPAAVTVSCLADVPDMISLGYTDNCDADGTVEGVDSALEGTDCNGTITRTWNITDACGNVAETRTQIITIKDETKPTASNPVDVNVVCTDDVPNPDITVVTDADDNCSTPTVTWVKDESDNGNCPETITRTYKVEDACGNSIEVEQKIIIKDETKPVIVNCPDDVDFGEVTETPTFAEVADITATDNCDSDPIITFVGDTDDSTYVPGTPSGNAPGSVYKFTCQTPGIPDFNFITFVWDGTFTNVGTSGNQANYISVVTTMGTYTLTFEEGVDNPNTNPVESLNDWVLRLNGQLIALKNSNNNDEFPDCDANWIETDYMQNTLNCKILRVDCIGDAAGPGVTNYMKIRSFKATDDCGNESDLCSVVYKWSVVDDAPSSANNSSGEDMMTELDFKVYPVPFNQDVTVSYNFEFDTDVTVEVYDTKGLLVVTKKAAYKAGADATMPLRINGADQMYYVKLITNNGTVTKKILASKL, from the coding sequence ATGAACAATTTTACCAAATGTTGTAGCTCTTTCGGGAGATTACAAAACAAAGGCAAATCAACATTAATGTTGTTTATGTTTTTAGCATTAACGAGCTTATCTTACGCACAAGGCACCGGAGCGAATAACACTGGTGGTGGTGAGGAGTTAGGTCCTGTTAATGGCTGTATGCATGAAGTGCCAGCAATGAAATCAGTGTCAGAATTAATGGCTCCTGGTTACTTTGATGGATTCTTTGATGCATGCCATGATTCAAGTGAAGAATTTCAAATTCACCCAGTAGCTGCTCAACAAGGAGTTGATGGTGAATGGGGAGTTGCCACTGGATTTGCAAAAGGAAGTACACACTGTAGTTGGACTTACTATTATGTTTATTCAGTAAAGTGTGCTGGCGAAGTAACACCATTTACTGTAAAGTATAATGGAGGAGATGCAACAGCGCCATGGGTACCAAAGCAAAACAAAGCAGCTTACAATGCACTAATTGCAGATAAGTTGGACCTAGATCTATGCTTTGACAACCGCCCAATAGCACCAACAGCAAATGAGATTGCAGCGTTATATACTGATAACTGTGAGCACGTAAAAGTGAGCGGAGAATTAGTATCTAAGCGTACAAAGACAAAAAATGATGATTGCGGATGGGTAGAGATTCACGTATATACAGTAAAAGATTACTGTGATGATAATGCGTTTGAATTTTCTATTACATATTCAGGAAGCGATCAATCAGAACCAGTATTTAATGAAAAGGCTATAGAAGGTCTTAAAGATATTACTGTAGACTGTGATAAGATTCCAGATGCAGTAGCAATTCCTTACACAGATAACTGTGCACCAAGCGGAAAAGCGAAGTTACATGAAGAAGTTTCAACAATCGTTGAAGGTCAAGAATGTGCAGGAGGAATCATCGAAAGATGGTGGAAAGCAACTGATGAATGTGGGAACAATGCATGGCACAAACAAACTATTACAGTTAGACCAGCAAAACAAGCAGTATTCAATCAACCACAAGACATGAGTATCTCATGTGAAGACAGAAATAACTTCGAAGGTTTAATACCAGATTTATACTATTCAAATGGAATGACAGGTGCATGTGAGATTAGCGGATTAGCTAAGCCAGAATATACAGCACCAGATTCTAACTGTGCTTCATTCGAAGTAACATATTCTTTTACAGATAACTGTGGGCGTACTATTAACGAAAGTATGACAGTAACTATCTTTGATAATGTAAATCCATCAGTTTTAAATGCAGCTGAAGATTTAACAGTAGAATGTGATGGTGAAGGAAACATAGAAGATTACAACAACTGGATAGCTACAAATGCAAACGCATCAGCACAGGATAACTGTACAGCTACTGAGGATTTAGTATGGACAAACAATGCAGCAAGTCAACCAATGAGTGATGACTGTGGCGCAACAGGACAAAAAACTGTAATCTTTACAGTAACAGACTCTTGTGGAAACCAATCTAAAACATATGCTACATTTAAGATAGTAGATACTAAAGACCCAGAAACAACTCCAGCTTACAACAAGACTGTAGTATGTGATGGAGAAGGAAATGTAGATCAATTCCAAACATGGTTAGATAACAATGGAGACGCTACAGCTAAAGATGATTGTTCAGGAGTAACTTGGACAAACGATTTCCCTGGAGATCCAAAGCATAAAGATTTCGATATTCGTGATTACTTAAAAGAATCATGTGGAGAAGGTTCATATACTGGATATATTAATGTAGTATTCACTGCAACAGATGCATGTGGAAACGATGTTGATTTACCAGCTACTTTCACAATCGAAGATAGTATAGCACCAGAAGTAACACCAGCTTCAGATATGACAGTTGAGTGTGATAGTTCTATTCCAGATTATTGGAAAGAAAACACTGATTATGATCAAGCAGATTTAGATGCTCAAGGAGGTGGAGCTTACCCAGGAACAAACTATCATGCATGGTTAACTTGGTTAGGAAATAATGGAGGAGCAACAGCTACTGACGGATGTTCAGGAGTTTACTGGAAATTCCGTTACAGAGTTTATGGAAATTCTTGTGACACAGAATATAGAACAACTTTCTACGCTTACGATCAGTGTGGTAATGTATCAACAACAACTGCATCTTTCCATGTAGTAGATACAAACAGTCCAGCAATTGGAAACGAAGCACAAGATTTAATAGTTGAGTGTGGTCAAGAACATGATTGTCCAACATCAACAGAAGGATGTTATTCTCCATTCTTACATTGGTTACATACTAATGGTGGAGCAGAAGCAATGGACATGTGTGATAAAGATCTTACATGGTCAAATGACTGGAATGGAAAAGAGTTAACAGATGAGTGTGGAAACACAGGAAGAATTACTGTAACATTTACAGTAACAGATAACTGTGGATTGAGCTCTTCAACAGCTGCAGAGTATAGAATAGTAGATACTATTGCACCAAGCTTAGATATTCCTGAAGATGTTGTATTAGAATTAGATGAGAAGTGTGAAGCAGATATTACTCCAGCTAACACAGGTATGGCATATGGAAGAGATGCATGTTCAAGTGTAACAATTACTAAAACAGATGTAGAAGATAAGCAAGCTTGTGTAACAACAATTATTAGAACTTGGAAAGCTACAGATGATTGTGGAAATGTAACTACAAAAGATCAAAAGATTACGCTTATCGATAAATTAGCACCAGTTTATACTGGAAACGTTGGACAATTCAATATGTCTAATGTAGATGCATGTTCAGCACCAGCTGCACCAGCAGAGCAATCTATCGCAGATCAATTTACAGATGCTTGTGGTCATGTAATTGCTACATTAGTAAATACAATTACTATTAGTGATGATACTTGTGACTGGGCAGTACAATTTGTATACGAAGTTGCAGATAACTGTGGTAACGTTTATGACGGAACGGTTAAGGTAACTTATTGGGGATCTGATCAAACAGCACCAAACTTAATTGATGGTGAGAAATTGCCAGAAGGAGCTAGTGGTATCAATGCTTGTTTAGCAGATGCATTAGCAGCTAACCCAGCAGTAGAAGATCACGCTATCGAGAAGATATTCGAAGATAATTGTGGTGGGAAAGTATCAGCTAAGTCTGAGTTAACAGTAACTGAAGACGCATGTAAGTGGGCATTCCATTATACATACACAGTAACTGATGAATGTGGAAACGAGTACGATTTCACACAAAACTTTAGCGGTGAAGATAATACAGCACCAGAATTAATTGGAACAATTCCAAGTGATATGAGTGATTTAGATGCATGTATAGATTCTTACGAAGGACCAACAGAAGCTGAGATAGCTGCATTATTCCATGAAGAATGTGGATTATCAGTAGTGAAAACTACTCATAGAACAGGATCTAATTGTGGTAATGGATGGATTAACTCATTTGAGTACACAGTATCTGATGCTTGTGGTAACTCTTACCCTCCATTCAAGATTATCTACCAAGGTAGCGATCAATCGGCGCCTGTTTGGGGTCAAGAAGTTCATGATAAAAAAACTGTTAATTTATTTACTGAAAGTGGAGCAGATTGTCCATCAGATGCAACAACGACATTAAGTGTTGGTGATAAGTTAAATATAAATTCAACATTTAGCGTTGCAAGTACTCAACAAGGGTTCTATGCTGCACTTTACCAAGAATTATTTAATGCACCACTTCTTCATGATAATTGCACTGCAACGAATGATATTGTAATAGAAGTTACAGATGTCACTAAATCTGGAGGAGGATGTTATGCAGAATTATCAATTGATTTTGTAGCGCACGATCTTTGTGGTAATACTTCAGGGACTTACACAAAATATTTTACAATTTCTGATAATACAGCACCAGTAATTGACGCTGCACCTGAAAACATTACAGTACAATGTATTGAAGATGTTCCAGCAATGATAAGTTTAGATTGGACAGATAATTGCCAAATAGGTGGATCCGTTCAAGGAGTAGACGGTGAATTAGTTGGAGGTGAATGTGGAGGAACCATTACAAGAACTTGGAATGTTAAAGATGCATGTGGTAATGAGGCAGTAGCAAGAACTCAAATTATTACTGTAGACGACACAACAATACCAGTAATTGATGTAGCACCAGAAAATATAACTGTACAATGTATTGAAGACGTGCCAGCAATGATTAGTCTAGATTGGACTGATAACTGTGATGCTGGCGGAAGTGTTGAAGGAGTTGATACAGATTTGGTGGGCGGCGAATGCGGAGGAACTATTACTAGAACATGGAATATAAAAGATACATGTGGAAATGAAGCAGTTACTAGAACACAAGTTATTACTGTAAACGATACTACTAAGCCTGTAATAACGTTTACACCAGCTGATGTTACAATTGAATGTGATGCATCTACAGATCCATCTAATACTGGAGGAACTGCAACAGCTACTGATAATTGTGCTAGACCAACTGTTACTTTTAGTGATGAAGAATCAACTAATAACGGGGGAGGAGAAGAAACGTTGCTATTTGAAGATTTCGAAGACGCTACAATTACTTATACACCATCTATTGCTGATGATATTGATGAATTAGGTACAAGTGATTATTTTGGACGTATAAACAATGCAAACTTACCGTCAAGTATAAATTATACTAATGTTCAAGGTAATTCATTCTATACAGCACATGATACCGATGGTACAAGTAGTGGTAATATAGATAACCTTCAGTTAAACTGGACAGGAATTGATATTACTGATGTTTCAAACCTAAAATTAGCGATCAAATTAGCCGAAGATGATTCTTCGGATGGGGCTGAAGATTGGGATACAACGTCTAGTGTTAAATTACAAGTTCAAATTGATGGAGGTGGCTATAATTCAATTTTAGCTGTAGAATCTGAACTTGGTACAGATGGTAATGAAACCAACGAAAAGCCTAGACTTGATACTGACTTTAATGGTGTTGGCGATGGAACGGAAATTACTGATGTATTTGCAGAGTTCATCTCTAATATTTCAGGAACGGGAACATCATTAGATATTCGTATTACTATTGACTTTTTAGATAGTGGTGATGAAGATATCGCTATTGACGATGTAAAGTTAACTGGAGAAAGAGCTGCATCTTTATGTGCAGATGAAGTAATAACACGTACATGGAAAGCGACAGATGATTGTGGAAACACCATTACATCTATTCAAAAAATAACAGTTAAAGATACTACAGCACCTGTATTGGCTTCTGCACCAGCTGCAGTAACAGTATCTTGTTTAGCAGATGTGCCAGATATGATAAGTCTTGGTTATACAGATAACTGTGATGCCGACGGTACAGTAGAAGGTGTAGATAGCGCCTTAGAAGGTACTGACTGTAATGGTACAATTACCAGAACATGGAATATCACAGATGCTTGTGGAAATGTTGCAGAAACAAGAACACAGATAATTACAATAAAAGATGAAACAAAACCAACTGCGAGTAATCCAGTTGATGTTAATGTAGTGTGTACAGACGATGTGCCAAACCCAGATATTACAGTAGTGACAGATGCAGACGATAACTGTAGTACACCAACAGTAACATGGGTTAAGGACGAGAGTGATAATGGTAATTGTCCAGAAACTATTACTAGAACCTATAAAGTAGAAGACGCTTGTGGTAATAGTATAGAAGTAGAACAGAAAATTATTATCAAGGATGAGACAAAACCTGTGATAGTAAACTGTCCAGATGATGTTGATTTTGGCGAAGTTACCGAAACGCCAACATTTGCTGAAGTAGCTGATATTACAGCAACTGATAATTGTGACTCAGATCCAATAATAACTTTTGTTGGAGACACTGACGACAGCACGTATGTACCAGGAACACCTAGTGGTAATGCACCAGGGTCAGTATATAAATTTACATGTCAAACACCAGGAATTCCTGATTTTAACTTTATAACCTTTGTTTGGGACGGTACGTTCACTAATGTAGGAACTTCTGGAAATCAAGCAAATTACATATCAGTTGTAACTACTATGGGAACGTATACGTTAACGTTTGAAGAAGGCGTAGACAACCCTAATACGAATCCTGTGGAATCATTAAATGATTGGGTATTACGATTAAATGGACAATTAATTGCCTTAAAGAATTCTAATAATAATGACGAATTCCCAGACTGTGATGCTAATTGGATTGAGACAGATTATATGCAAAACACACTTAACTGTAAAATTTTACGTGTAGATTGTATAGGTGATGCAGCAGGACCAGGAGTCACTAATTATATGAAAATTAGAAGCTTTAAAGCTACTGATGACTGTGGCAACGAAAGTGATTTATGTTCTGTAGTATATAAATGGAGCGTTGTTGATGACGCACCATCTTCTGCCAACAATAGTTCTGGTGAGGATATGATGACAGAGCTAGATTTTAAAGTATACCCAGTACCATTTAATCAAGATGTAACAGTAAGTTATAACTTTGAGTTTGATACTGACGTAACTGTAGAGGTTTACGATACTAAAGGATTATTAGTAGTAACTAAAAAAGCAGCTTATAAAGCTGGTGCAGATGCTACGATGCCATTACGTATTAATGGAGCTGATCAAATGTACTATGTAAAATTAATTACTAACAACGGTACTGTAACTAAGAAGATATTAGCTTCTAAGTTATAG
- a CDS encoding T9SS type A sorting domain-containing protein — protein MNNFTKCCSSFGRLQNKGKSTLMLFMFLALTSLSYAQGTGANNTGGGEELGPVNGCMHEVPAMKSVSELMAPGYFDGFFDACHDSSEEFQIHPVAAQQGVDGEWGVATGFAKGSTHCSWTYYYVYSVKCAGEVTPFTVKYNGGDATAPWVPKQNKAAYNALIADKLDLDLCFDNRPIAPTANEIAALYTDNCEHVKVSGELVSKRTKTKNDDCGWVEIHVYTVKDYCDDNAFEFSITYSGSDQSEPVFNEKAIEGLKDITVDCDKIPDAVAIPYTDNCAPSGKAKLHEEVSTIVEGQECAGGIIERWWKATDECGNNAWHKQTITVRPAKQAVFNQPQDMSISCEDRNNFEGLIPDLYYSNGMTGACEISGLAKPEYTAPDSNCASFEVTYSFTDNCGRTINESMTVTIFDNVNPSVLNAAEDLTVECDGEGNIEDYNNWIATNANASAQDNCTATEDLVWTNNAASQPMSDDCGATGQKTVIFTVTDSCGNQSKTYATFKIVDTKDPETTPAYNKTVVCDGEGNVDQFQTWLDNNGDATAKDDCSGVTWTNDFPGDPKHKDFDIRDYLKESCGEGSYTGYINVVFTATDACGNDVDLPATFTIEDSIAPEVTPASDMTVECDSSIPDYWKENTDYDQADLDAQGGGAYPGTNYHAWLTWLGNNGGATATDGCSGVYWKFRYRVYGNSCDTEYRTTFYAYDQCGNVSTTTASFHVVDTNSPAIGNEAQDLIVECGQEHDCPTSTEGCYSPFLHWLHTNGGAEAMDMCDKDLTWSNDWNGKELTDECGNTGRITVTFTVTDNCGLSSSTAAEYRIVDTIAPSLDIPEDVVLELDEKCEADITPANTGMAYGRDACSSVTITKTDVEDKQACVTTIIRTWKATDDCGNVTTKDQKITLIDKLAPVYTGNVGQFNMSNVDACSAPAAPAEQSIADQFTDACGHVIATLVNTITISDDTCDWAVQFVYEVADNCGNVYDGTVKVTYWGSDQTAPNLIDGEKLPEGASGINACLADALAANPAVEDHAIEKIFEDNCGGKVSAKSELTVTEDACKWAFHYTYTVTDECGNEYDFKQEFSGEDNTAPELIGTIPSDMSDLDACIDSYEGPTEAEIAALFHEECGLSVVKTTHRTGSNCGNGWINSFEYTVSDACGNAYPPFKIIYQGSDQSAPEWTFDWKNWIDNSVSGVCPDDASVSLEVGDTFNQYVTYDFNGFLVNLYANPAVTDNCTADADIVIEVVSKETTSNGCESNIVLGLVARDNCGNASEVYYKGHKTADTVAPVVDAPSTSWTPWETDFSNTIDLGHNPAGFFNGGDPNWVVAYAAYDELPATDNCNNTVQSIVGGTIYGFSPVATNTGYVRQFVLRLDYSVADTCGNTADTVSVFWSYTADVPGTNGARTSSPELEQVEQEGGAPSSANDGDDVSLDFQAYPVPFNKDVTVKYMFEFDTNVTVEVYDTRGLLVMSKTAAYSAGTDATMPLSINGADQMYYVKLITNKGTVTKKILASKL, from the coding sequence ATGAACAATTTTACCAAATGTTGTAGCTCTTTCGGGAGATTACAAAACAAAGGCAAATCAACATTAATGTTGTTTATGTTTTTAGCATTAACGAGCTTATCTTACGCACAAGGCACCGGAGCGAATAACACTGGTGGTGGTGAGGAGTTAGGTCCTGTTAATGGCTGTATGCATGAAGTGCCAGCAATGAAATCAGTGTCAGAATTAATGGCTCCTGGTTACTTTGATGGATTCTTTGATGCATGCCATGATTCAAGTGAAGAATTTCAAATTCACCCAGTAGCTGCTCAACAAGGAGTTGATGGTGAATGGGGAGTTGCCACTGGATTTGCAAAAGGAAGTACACACTGTAGTTGGACTTACTATTATGTTTATTCAGTAAAGTGTGCTGGCGAAGTAACACCATTTACTGTAAAGTATAATGGAGGAGATGCAACAGCGCCATGGGTACCAAAGCAAAACAAAGCAGCTTACAATGCACTAATTGCAGATAAGTTGGACCTAGATCTATGCTTTGACAACCGCCCAATAGCACCAACAGCAAATGAGATTGCAGCGTTATATACTGATAACTGTGAGCACGTAAAAGTGAGCGGAGAATTAGTATCTAAGCGTACAAAGACAAAAAATGATGATTGCGGATGGGTAGAGATTCACGTGTATACAGTAAAAGATTACTGTGATGATAATGCGTTTGAATTTTCTATTACATATTCAGGAAGCGATCAATCAGAACCAGTATTTAATGAAAAGGCTATAGAAGGTCTTAAAGATATTACTGTAGACTGTGATAAGATTCCAGATGCAGTAGCAATTCCTTACACAGATAACTGTGCACCAAGCGGAAAAGCGAAGTTACATGAAGAAGTTTCAACAATCGTTGAAGGTCAAGAATGTGCAGGAGGAATCATCGAAAGATGGTGGAAAGCAACTGATGAATGTGGGAACAATGCATGGCACAAACAAACTATTACAGTTAGACCAGCAAAACAAGCAGTATTCAATCAACCACAAGACATGAGTATCTCATGTGAAGACAGAAATAACTTCGAAGGTTTAATACCAGATTTATACTATTCAAATGGAATGACAGGTGCATGTGAGATTAGCGGATTAGCTAAGCCAGAATATACAGCACCAGATTCTAACTGTGCTTCATTCGAAGTAACATATTCTTTTACAGATAACTGTGGGCGTACTATTAACGAAAGTATGACAGTAACTATCTTTGATAATGTAAATCCATCAGTTTTAAATGCAGCTGAAGATTTAACAGTAGAATGTGATGGTGAAGGAAACATAGAAGATTACAACAACTGGATAGCTACAAATGCAAACGCATCAGCACAGGATAACTGTACAGCTACTGAGGATTTAGTATGGACAAACAATGCAGCAAGTCAACCAATGAGTGATGACTGTGGCGCAACAGGACAAAAAACTGTAATCTTTACAGTAACAGACTCTTGTGGAAACCAATCTAAAACATATGCTACATTTAAGATAGTAGATACTAAAGACCCAGAAACAACTCCAGCTTACAACAAGACTGTAGTATGTGATGGAGAAGGAAATGTAGATCAATTCCAAACATGGTTAGATAACAATGGAGACGCTACAGCTAAAGATGATTGTTCAGGAGTAACTTGGACAAACGATTTCCCTGGAGATCCAAAGCATAAAGATTTCGATATTCGTGATTACTTAAAAGAATCATGTGGAGAAGGTTCATATACTGGATATATTAATGTAGTATTCACTGCAACAGATGCATGTGGAAACGATGTTGATTTACCAGCTACTTTCACAATCGAAGATAGTATAGCACCAGAAGTAACACCAGCTTCAGATATGACAGTTGAGTGTGATAGTTCTATTCCAGATTATTGGAAAGAAAACACTGATTATGATCAAGCAGATTTAGATGCTCAAGGAGGTGGAGCTTACCCAGGAACAAACTATCATGCATGGTTAACTTGGTTAGGAAATAATGGAGGAGCAACAGCTACTGACGGATGTTCAGGAGTTTACTGGAAATTCCGTTACAGAGTTTATGGAAATTCTTGTGACACAGAATATAGAACAACTTTCTACGCTTACGATCAGTGTGGTAATGTATCAACAACAACTGCATCTTTCCATGTAGTAGATACAAACAGTCCAGCAATTGGAAACGAAGCACAAGATTTAATAGTTGAGTGTGGTCAAGAACATGATTGTCCAACATCAACAGAAGGATGTTATTCTCCATTCTTACATTGGTTACATACTAATGGTGGAGCAGAAGCAATGGACATGTGTGATAAAGATCTTACATGGTCAAATGACTGGAATGGAAAAGAGTTAACAGATGAGTGTGGAAACACAGGAAGAATTACTGTAACATTTACAGTAACAGATAACTGTGGATTGAGCTCTTCAACAGCTGCAGAGTATAGAATAGTAGATACTATTGCACCAAGCTTAGATATTCCTGAAGATGTTGTATTAGAATTAGATGAGAAGTGTGAAGCAGATATTACTCCAGCTAACACAGGTATGGCATATGGAAGAGATGCATGTTCAAGTGTAACAATTACTAAAACAGATGTAGAAGATAAGCAAGCTTGTGTAACAACAATTATTAGAACTTGGAAAGCTACAGATGATTGTGGAAATGTAACTACAAAAGATCAAAAGATTACGCTTATCGATAAATTAGCACCAGTTTATACTGGAAACGTTGGACAATTCAATATGTCTAATGTAGATGCATGTTCAGCACCAGCTGCACCAGCAGAGCAATCTATCGCAGATCAATTTACAGATGCTTGTGGTCATGTAATTGCTACATTAGTAAATACAATTACTATTAGTGATGATACTTGTGACTGGGCAGTACAATTTGTATACGAAGTTGCAGATAACTGTGGTAACGTTTATGACGGAACGGTTAAGGTAACTTATTGGGGATCTGATCAAACAGCACCAAACTTAATTGATGGTGAGAAATTGCCAGAAGGAGCTAGTGGTATCAATGCTTGTTTAGCAGATGCATTAGCAGCTAACCCAGCAGTAGAAGATCACGCTATCGAGAAGATATTCGAAGATAATTGTGGTGGGAAAGTATCAGCTAAGTCTGAGTTAACAGTAACTGAAGACGCATGTAAGTGGGCATTCCATTATACATACACAGTAACTGATGAATGTGGAAACGAGTACGATTTCAAACAAGAGTTTAGTGGAGAAGATAATACAGCACCAGAATTAATTGGAACAATTCCAAGTGATATGAGTGATTTAGATGCATGTATAGATTCTTATGAAGGACCAACAGAAGCTGAGATAGCTGCATTATTCCATGAAGAATGTGGATTATCAGTAGTGAAAACTACTCATAGAACAGGATCTAATTGTGGTAATGGATGGATTAACTCATTTGAGTACACAGTATCTGATGCTTGTGGTAATGCTTACCCTCCATTCAAGATTATCTACCAAGGTAGCGATCAATCGGCGCCAGAATGGACTTTCGATTGGAAGAACTGGATAGATAACTCTGTATCTGGAGTTTGTCCTGATGATGCATCAGTATCATTAGAAGTTGGAGATACTTTTAACCAATATGTTACTTATGATTTCAATGGTTTCTTAGTAAATCTTTATGCAAACCCAGCAGTAACTGATAATTGTACAGCTGATGCAGATATCGTAATCGAAGTTGTTAGTAAAGAAACTACATCTAATGGTTGTGAAAGTAATATTGTATTAGGATTAGTAGCTAGAGATAATTGTGGTAATGCTTCAGAAGTATACTACAAAGGTCACAAAACTGCTGATACAGTTGCACCAGTAGTTGATGCGCCTAGCACATCTTGGACTCCATGGGAAACTGATTTTAGTAATACAATTGATTTAGGTCATAATCCTGCAGGATTCTTTAATGGAGGTGATCCAAACTGGGTAGTTGCTTATGCTGCTTATGATGAATTACCTGCAACTGATAATTGTAATAATACAGTACAAAGTATTGTAGGTGGTACTATTTATGGTTTCTCTCCTGTAGCTACTAATACTGGTTATGTACGTCAATTTGTACTAAGACTTGATTATAGTGTTGCAGACACATGTGGAAACACTGCAGACACAGTTTCAGTATTCTGGTCTTATACGGCGGATGTTCCTGGAACAAATGGAGCTAGAACTAGTTCTCCTGAATTAGAACAAGTAGAGCAAGAAGGTGGAGCTCCTTCATCTGCTAACGATGGAGATGATGTATCATTAGACTTCCAAGCTTATCCAGTACCATTCAACAAAGATGTAACTGTTAAGTATATGTTTGAGTTTGATACTAATGTAACTGTAGAAGTTTACGATACTAGAGGATTATTAGTAATGTCTAAGACAGCAGCTTACTCAGCTGGAACAGATGCTACTATGCCATTAAGTATCAATGGTGCAGATCAAATGTACTATGTAAAATTAATTACTAATAAAGGAACTGTAACTAAGAAGATATTAGCTTCTAAACTATAG